The following are encoded together in the Phragmites australis chromosome 19, lpPhrAust1.1, whole genome shotgun sequence genome:
- the LOC133899983 gene encoding ankyrin repeat-containing protein NPR4-like isoform X2 produces the protein MEGGAATTRSSGGAQAPMDRRLMAAAKSGDATSMIDLAHDDPGVLLGTTPQGNTCLHISSMHGHQGFCNEALRLNQSLLTAVNADGETPLLTAVTRGHASLASFLLGRCRDQQLSEAILAQDKHRYNALHHAIRSGHRELALELIAAEPALSRAVNKYNESPMFIAVMRNYEEVFERLLGIPDSGHGGACACNALLAAVRNGNSVIAKKIIETRPRLATEEDMDANTPMRMAVLWDQIDVLRVLLEHDCSLGYEVSTRGNALLTSAAFRGNVGVARELLNHCPDAPSWDPNDDWTCLHEAVSEGHENFVEFILRAPQLQKIVNVRNRKGDTALHIAVQKCNPKIVSALLLHQDIDVTVVNNIGNPATWQLSAVSDHAKTLNWNEVSMLMLKADPEGAACTYNLKNVVKATVAKASRKDVRSLTQTYTSNTSLVAILIATITFAAAFTLPGGYSSDAGSEGVPIMSRKLAFQAFLISDTLAMCSSLAVAFICILARWEDLEFLLYYRSFTKKLMWFAYVATTTAFATGLYTVLAPRLLWLAIAICILPILLPTLTKLLGEWPVLKLKFRLGRTFNSDLLDMV, from the exons ATGGAAGGCGGTGCAGCTACCACTAGATCATCAGGAGGAGCGCAAGCACCGATGGACAGGCGTCTCATGGCGGCAGCCAAATCTGGTGATGCCACATCAATGATTGATCTTGCTCATGATGACCCAGGCGTGCTGCTTGGAACAACACCACAGGGGAACACCTGCCTCCATATCTCCTCCATGCACGGCCACCAAGGGTTCTGCAACGAGGCCCTGCGGCTGAACCAGTCTCTCCTCACCGCGGTCAATGCGGATGGGGAGACACCACTGCTCACCGCCGTGACAAGGGGTCATGCTTCTTTGGCATCTTTTTTACTCGGACGCTGCCGTGATCAGCAGCTGAGCGAGGCGATCTTGGCGCAAGACAAGCATCGGTATAATGCTCTCCACCATGCCATTCGCAGCGGCCACAGGGAGCTCGCACTGGAGTTGATAGCAGCGGAGCCTGCCTTGTCACGAGCCGTGAACAAATACAATGAGTCACCCATGTTCATAGCGGTCATGagaaattatgaagaagtcTTCGAGAGACTGTTGGGGATTCCTGATTCTGGACACGGGGGAGCCTGTGCCTGCAATGCTCTGCTTGCTGCCGTGAGAAATGGCAATTCAG TTATCGCTAAAAAGATTATTGAGACACGTCCTCGGCTGGCCACAGAAGAAGATATGGATGCGAATACGCCAATGCGGATGGCTGTACTTTGGGACCAGATTGACGTTCTAAGAGTATTGTTGGAACATGACTGCTCTTTAGGGTATGAAGTAAGCACAAGAGGTAATGCTCTTCTTACTTCAGCCGCATTTCGAGGCAATGTAGGTGTCGCTCGGGAGCTTCTTAACCATTGTCCGGATGCTCCCAGTTGGGATCCAAATGATGACTGGACATGTCTTCACGAGGCTGTATCGGAAGGTCATGAAAACTTCGTAGAATTTATCCTGCGGGCCCCACAGCTTCAGAAAATCGTTAACGTGCGGAACAGAAAAGGAGATACTGCTCTGCATATCGCAGTCCAAAAGTGCAATCCGAAGATTGTCTCTGCTTTACTGCTTCACCAAGACATAGACGTTACAGTTGTTAACAACATTGGTAACCCAGCAACCTGGCAATTGTCTGCTGTCTCCGATCATGCCAAGACTTTGAACTGG AATGAAGTGTCCATGCTTATGTTGAAAGCTGATCCAGAAGGCGCAGCATGTACTTATAATCTCAAAAACGTCGTCAAGGCTACAGTAGCTAAAGCATCAAGGAAGGATGTCAGGTCACTGACTCAAACATACACAAGCAACACTTCCCTAGTGGCGATCCTCATCGCGACGATTACCTTCGCCGCCGCTTTCACCTTGCCCGGAGGATATAGCAGTGACGCTGGAAGTGAGGGGGTTCCCATCATGTCAAGGAAGCTCGCGTTTCAAGCATTCTTGATCTCCGACACCTTAGCAATGTGCTCCTCACTTGCCGTTGCCTTCATATGCATCCTAGCCAGGTGGGAGGaccttgagttcttgctttacTATAGATCTTTTACAAAGAAGCTTATGTGGTTTGCATACGTAGCAACAACCACGGCATTTGCAACTGGTTTATACACAGTTCTGGCCCCTCGTCTCCTATGGTTGGCTATTGCAATTTGCATTCTGCCAATCTTATTGCCCACTCTTACCAAGCTGCTTGGTGAATGGCCAGTCTTGAAGCTCAAGTTTCGGTTGGGTCGAACTTTCAACTCTGACCTCCTTGATATGGTCTGA
- the LOC133899983 gene encoding ankyrin repeat-containing protein NPR4-like isoform X1 has product MEGGAATTRSSGGAQAPMDRRLMAAAKSGDATSMIDLAHDDPGVLLGTTPQGNTCLHISSMHGHQGFCNEALRLNQSLLTAVNADGETPLLTAVTRGHASLASFLLGRCRDQQLSEAILAQDKHRYNALHHAIRSGHRELALELIAAEPALSRAVNKYNESPMFIAVMRNYEEVFERLLGIPDSGHGGACACNALLAAVRNGNSVIAKKIIETRPRLATEEDMDANTPMRMAVLWDQIDVLRVLLEHDCSLGYEVSTRGNALLTSAAFRGNVGVARELLNHCPDAPSWDPNDDWTCLHEAVSEGHENFVEFILRAPQLQKIVNVRNRKGDTALHIAVQKCNPKIVSALLLHQDIDVTVVNNIGNPATWQLSAVSDHAKTLNWNEVSMLMLKADPEGAACTYNLKNVVKATVAKASRKDVRSLTQTYTSNTSLVAILIATITFAAAFTLPGGYSSDAGSEGVPIMSRKLAFQAFLISDTLAMCSSLAVAFICILARSMKHLALHAPGVLHGKTPQGNNCFHISYIHGHERFCKEIQALKLSQLLLAVVNVDGETPLLTTVTSGHPSLASVLLRCCRELQLIEAILKQDKNGCNALHHAIHSGHRVLALVC; this is encoded by the exons ATGGAAGGCGGTGCAGCTACCACTAGATCATCAGGAGGAGCGCAAGCACCGATGGACAGGCGTCTCATGGCGGCAGCCAAATCTGGTGATGCCACATCAATGATTGATCTTGCTCATGATGACCCAGGCGTGCTGCTTGGAACAACACCACAGGGGAACACCTGCCTCCATATCTCCTCCATGCACGGCCACCAAGGGTTCTGCAACGAGGCCCTGCGGCTGAACCAGTCTCTCCTCACCGCGGTCAATGCGGATGGGGAGACACCACTGCTCACCGCCGTGACAAGGGGTCATGCTTCTTTGGCATCTTTTTTACTCGGACGCTGCCGTGATCAGCAGCTGAGCGAGGCGATCTTGGCGCAAGACAAGCATCGGTATAATGCTCTCCACCATGCCATTCGCAGCGGCCACAGGGAGCTCGCACTGGAGTTGATAGCAGCGGAGCCTGCCTTGTCACGAGCCGTGAACAAATACAATGAGTCACCCATGTTCATAGCGGTCATGagaaattatgaagaagtcTTCGAGAGACTGTTGGGGATTCCTGATTCTGGACACGGGGGAGCCTGTGCCTGCAATGCTCTGCTTGCTGCCGTGAGAAATGGCAATTCAG TTATCGCTAAAAAGATTATTGAGACACGTCCTCGGCTGGCCACAGAAGAAGATATGGATGCGAATACGCCAATGCGGATGGCTGTACTTTGGGACCAGATTGACGTTCTAAGAGTATTGTTGGAACATGACTGCTCTTTAGGGTATGAAGTAAGCACAAGAGGTAATGCTCTTCTTACTTCAGCCGCATTTCGAGGCAATGTAGGTGTCGCTCGGGAGCTTCTTAACCATTGTCCGGATGCTCCCAGTTGGGATCCAAATGATGACTGGACATGTCTTCACGAGGCTGTATCGGAAGGTCATGAAAACTTCGTAGAATTTATCCTGCGGGCCCCACAGCTTCAGAAAATCGTTAACGTGCGGAACAGAAAAGGAGATACTGCTCTGCATATCGCAGTCCAAAAGTGCAATCCGAAGATTGTCTCTGCTTTACTGCTTCACCAAGACATAGACGTTACAGTTGTTAACAACATTGGTAACCCAGCAACCTGGCAATTGTCTGCTGTCTCCGATCATGCCAAGACTTTGAACTGG AATGAAGTGTCCATGCTTATGTTGAAAGCTGATCCAGAAGGCGCAGCATGTACTTATAATCTCAAAAACGTCGTCAAGGCTACAGTAGCTAAAGCATCAAGGAAGGATGTCAGGTCACTGACTCAAACATACACAAGCAACACTTCCCTAGTGGCGATCCTCATCGCGACGATTACCTTCGCCGCCGCTTTCACCTTGCCCGGAGGATATAGCAGTGACGCTGGAAGTGAGGGGGTTCCCATCATGTCAAGGAAGCTCGCGTTTCAAGCATTCTTGATCTCCGACACCTTAGCAATGTGCTCCTCACTTGCCGTTGCCTTCATATGCATCCTAGCCAG ATCAATGAAGCACCTGGCTCTGCATGCCCCGGGCGTGCTGCATGGAAAAACTCCGCAGGGGAACAACTGCTTCCACATCTCCTACATCCATGGCCACGAGCGGTTCTGCAAAGAAATCCAGGCGCTGAAGCTGAGCCAGCTTCTCCTTGCCGTTGTCAACGTAGATGGTGAGACGCCGCTGCTCACCACCGTGACAAGCGGTCATCCCTCTCTGGCTTCTGTTCTCCTCAGATGTTGCCGTGAGCTGCAGCTGATAGAGGCAATCTTGAAGCAAGACAAGAACGGATGCAACGCACTGCACCACGCCATCCACAGCGGCCACAGGGTGCTCGCGCTGGTGTGCTGA
- the LOC133900241 gene encoding uncharacterized protein LOC133900241 — translation MKHLALHDPGVLHGKTPQGNNCFHISYIHGHERFCKEIQALKLSQLLLAVVNVDGETPLLTTVTSSHPSLASVLLRCCRELQLIEAILKQDKNGCNALHHTIHSGHRVLALVC, via the coding sequence ATGAAGCACCTGGCTCTGCATGACCCGGGCGTGCTGCATGGAAAAACTCCGCAGGGGAACAACTGCTTCCACATCTCCTACATCCATGGCCACGAGCGGTTCTGCAAAGAAATCCAGGCGCTGAAGCTGAGCCAGCTTCTCCTTGCCGTTGTCAACGTAGATGGTGAGACGCCGCTGCTCACCACCGTGACAAGCAGTCATCCCTCTCTGGCTTCTGTTCTCCTCAGATGTTGCCGTGAGCTGCAGCTGATAGAGGCAATCTTGAAGCAAGACAAGAACGGATGCAACGCACTGCACCACACCATCCACAGCGGCCACAGGGTGCTCGCGCTGGTGTGCTGA
- the LOC133900924 gene encoding ankyrin repeat-containing protein NPR4-like: MEAGAATTRSSGGAQAPMDRRLMAAAKSGDATSMIDLAHDDPGVLLGTTPQGNTCLHISSMHGHQGFCNEALRLNQSLLTAVNADGETPLLTAVTRGHASLASFLLGRCRDQQLSEAILAQDKHRYNALHHAIRSGHRELALELIAAEPALSRAVNKYNESPMFIAVMRNYEEVFERLLGIPDSGHGGACACNALLAAVRNGNSVIAKKIIETRPRLATEEDMDANTPMRMAVLWDQIDVLRVLLEHDCSLGYEVSTRGNPLLTSAAFRGNVGVARELLNHCPDAPSWDPNDDWTCLHEAISEGHENFVEFILRAPQLQKIVNMRNRNGDTALHIAVQKCNPKIVSALLLHQDIDVTVVNNIGNPATWQLSAVSDHAKTLNWNEVSMLMLKADPEGAACTYNLKNVVKATVAKASRKDVRSLTQTYTSNTSLVAILIATITFAAAFTLPGGYSSDAGSEGVPIMSRKLAFQAFLISDTLAMCSSLAVAFICILARWEDLEFLLYYRSFTKKLMWFAYVATTTAFATGLYTVLAPRLLWLAIAICILPILLPTLTKLLGEWPVLKLKFRLGRTFNSDLLDMV; the protein is encoded by the exons ATGGAAGCCGGTGCAGCTACAACTAGATCATCAGGAGGAGCACAAGCACCGATGGACAGACGTCTCATGGCGGCAGCCAAATCTGGTGATGCCACATCAATGATTGATCTTGCTCATGATGACCCAGGCGTGCTGCTTGGAACAACACCACAGGGGAACACCTGCCTCCATATCTCCTCCATGCACGGCCACCAAGGGTTCTGCAACGAGGCCCTGCGGCTGAACCAGTCTCTCCTCACCGCGGTCAATGCGGATGGGGAGACACCACTGCTCACCGCCGTGACAAGGGGTCATGCTTCTTTGGCATCTTTTTTACTCGGACGCTGCCGTGATCAGCAGCTGAGCGAGGCGATCTTGGCGCAAGACAAGCATCGGTATAATGCTCTCCACCATGCCATTCGCAGCGGCCACAGGGAGCTCGCACTGGAGTTGATAGCAGCGGAGCCTGCCTTGTCACGAGCCGTGAACAAATACAATGAGTCACCCATGTTCATAGCGGTCATGagaaattatgaagaagtcTTCGAGAGACTGTTGGGGATTCCTGATTCTGGACACGGGGGAGCCTGTGCCTGCAATGCTCTGCTTGCTGCCGTGAGAAATGGCAATTCAG TTATCGCTAAAAAGATTATTGAGACACGTCCTCGGCTGGCCACAGAAGAAGATATGGATGCGAATACGCCAATGCGGATGGCTGTACTTTGGGACCAGATTGACGTTCTAAGAGTATTGTTGGAACATGACTGCTCTTTAGGGTATGAAGTAAGCACAAGAGGTAATCCTCTTCTTACTTCAGCCGCATTTCGAGGCAATGTAGGTGTCGCTCGGGAGCTTCTTAACCATTGTCCGGATGCTCCCAGTTGGGATCCAAATGATGACTGGACATGTCTTCACGAGGCTATATCGGAAGGTCATGAAAACTTCGTAGAATTTATCCTGCGGGCCCCACAGCTTCAGAAAATCGTTAACATGCGGAACAGAAATGGAGATACTGCTCTGCATATCGCAGTCCAAAAGTGCAATCCGAAGATTGTCTCTGCTTTACTGCTTCACCAAGACATAGACGTTACAGTTGTTAACAACATTGGTAACCCAGCAACCTGGCAATTGTCTGCTGTCTCCGATCATGCCAAGACTTTGAACTGG AATGAAGTGTCCATGCTTATGTTGAAAGCTGATCCAGAAGGCGCAGCATGTACTTATAATCTCAAAAACGTCGTCAAGGCTACAGTAGCTAAAGCATCAAGGAAGGATGTCAGGTCACTGACTCAAACATACACAAGCAACACTTCCCTAGTGGCGATCCTCATCGCGACGATTACCTTCGCCGCCGCTTTCACCTTGCCCGGAGGATATAGCAGTGACGCTGGAAGTGAGGGGGTTCCCATCATGTCAAGGAAGCTCGCGTTTCAAGCATTCTTGATCTCCGACACCTTAGCAATGTGCTCCTCACTTGCCGTTGCCTTCATATGCATCCTAGCCAGGTGGGAGGaccttgagttcttgctttacTATAGATCTTTTACAAAGAAGCTTATGTGGTTTGCATACGTAGCAACAACCACGGCATTTGCAACTGGTTTATACACAGTTCTGGCCCCTCGTCTCCTATGGTTGGCTATTGCAATTTGCATTCTGCCAATCTTATTGCCCACTCTTACCAAGCTGCTTGGTGAATGGCCAGTCTTGAAGCTCAAGTTTCGGTTGGGTCGAACTTTCAACTCTGACCTCCTTGATATGGTCTGA